The Sesamum indicum cultivar Zhongzhi No. 13 linkage group LG2, S_indicum_v1.0, whole genome shotgun sequence genome contains a region encoding:
- the LOC105156447 gene encoding S-adenosylmethionine decarboxylase proenzyme — MALSISSIVFEGFEKRLEISFFQPSIFSDPEGKGLRSLSKAKLDEILEPAECTIVGSLSNEHVDSYVLSESSLFVYPYKIIIKTCGTTKLLLSIPSILKLAGCLSLSVGTVRYTRGSFIFPGAQSYPHRSFSEEVAVLDKYFGNLGPGSTKAYVMGGSDKRQKWHVYSASAASVEAFNPVYTLEMCMTGLDREKASVFYKNESSSASLMTNKSGIRNILPESCICDFEFEPCGYSMNSVEGAALSTIHVTPEDGFSYASFEAAGYDFKVVNLGLLSERVLACFQPMEFCLAVHADFGAKLLDDIHAFDMKGYSLNEKSCKELGMGGSIMYQKFVRTTTCGSPSSILRCCREEDEVEKE; from the coding sequence ATGGCTCTGTCTATCTCTTCTATTGTGTTTGAAGGTTTTGAGAAAAGGCTTGAAATCTCCTTTTTTCAGCCAAGCATTTTTTCTGATCCTGAAGGGAAGGGACTTCGATCTCTCTCCAAAGCAAAGCTAGATGAAATCTTAGAACCTGCTGAATGCACCATAGTTGGATCATTATCGAATGAACATGTTGACTCATATGTCCTCTCGGAATCGAGCCTCTTTGTGTATCCGTACAAGATTATCATCAAAACTTGTGGGACAACAAAATTACTTCTATCTATCCCCTCCATACTGAAGTTGGCTGGGTGTCTTTCTCTTTCAGTTGGAACTGTGAGATATACCCGTGGAAGCTTTATTTTCCCAGGGGCTCAGTCATATCCTCATCGCAGCTTCTCTGAAGAAGTGGCTGTTCTTGATAAATATTTCGGGAATCTGGGGCCAGGCAGCACGAAGGCTTATGTAATGGGCGGTTCTGATAAACGACAGAAATGGCATGTTTATTCAGCATCTGCAGCTTCTGTTGAAGCTTTCAATCCTGTTTACACATTGGAAATGTGTATGACTGGTTTGGATAGGGAGAAGGCTTCTGTTTTCTACAAGAATGAATCAAGCTCTGCTTCTCTCATGACCAACAAATCTGGTATAAGAAACATTCTGCCAGAATCATGCATATGCGACTTTGAGTTTGAGCCTTGTGGTTATTCCATGAATTCCGTTGAAGGAGCTGCACTATCAACTATTCATGTTACACCAGAAGATGGTTTTAGTTATGCAAGCTTTGAAGCTGCTGGGTATGACTTCAAAGTAGTTAATCTAGGCCTGCTGAGTGAGAGGGTTTTGGCGTGTTTCCAACCCATGGAGTTCTGTTTAGCTGTGCATGCTGATTTTGGTGCTAAGTTACTTGACGACATTCATGCCTTTGATATGAAAGGTTATTCTCTAAACGAAAAAAGCTGTAAAGAGCTTGGAATGGGTGGATCGATCATGTACCAGAAATTTGTTAGAACTACAACCTGTGGGTCACCTAGTTCCATTCTCAGATGTTGCAGAGAAGAGGATGAAGTAGAAAAGGAGTAG